The proteins below are encoded in one region of Streptomyces cyanogenus:
- the bfr gene encoding bacterioferritin, translated as MQGDAEVIEFLNEQLTGELTAINQYFLHAKMQENLGWYKLAKYTRRESFDEMKHAEVLTDRILFLDGLPNYQRLFHVRVGQTVREMFEADRQIEVEAIDRLRRGIKVMREKGDITSANIFEDILADEEHHIDYLDTQLELLEKLGEALYIAQLIEQPESS; from the coding sequence ATGCAGGGCGACGCCGAGGTCATCGAGTTCCTCAACGAGCAGCTCACCGGCGAGCTGACCGCGATCAACCAGTACTTCCTGCACGCGAAGATGCAGGAGAACCTCGGTTGGTACAAGCTCGCCAAGTACACCCGGCGCGAGTCGTTCGACGAGATGAAGCACGCGGAGGTGCTCACCGACCGGATCCTGTTCCTGGACGGGCTGCCCAACTACCAGCGGCTCTTCCACGTCCGGGTCGGGCAGACGGTGCGCGAGATGTTCGAGGCCGACCGGCAGATCGAGGTCGAGGCGATCGACCGGCTGCGGCGGGGCATCAAGGTGATGCGCGAGAAGGGGGACATCACGTCCGCCAACATCTTCGAGGACATCCTCGCCGACGAGGAGCACCACATCGACTACCTCGACACCCAGCTGGAGCTGCTGGAGAAGCTCGGCGAGGCGCTGTACATCGCCCAGCTGATCGAGCAGCCGGAGAGCAGCTGA
- a CDS encoding DUF4396 domain-containing protein has protein sequence MQHETHAEHAHHHTAHAGHAGGADWRTAAQATLHCLTGCAIGEVLGMVVGTALGWGNLATTLLAIALAFVFGYSLTLRGVLRAGVGFRTAFRVALAADTLSIAVMELIDNGVIAVWPSAMDAMLGDPLFWISLTVSLLIAFVVTVPVNKWTIGRGKGHAVVHRYHH, from the coding sequence ATGCAGCACGAGACACACGCGGAACACGCCCACCACCACACGGCTCACGCCGGTCACGCGGGCGGGGCCGACTGGCGTACGGCCGCGCAGGCCACCCTGCACTGCCTCACCGGCTGCGCCATCGGCGAGGTGCTCGGCATGGTCGTCGGCACGGCGCTGGGCTGGGGCAACCTGGCGACCACCCTGCTCGCGATCGCGCTGGCCTTCGTCTTCGGCTACTCGCTCACCCTGCGCGGGGTCCTGCGGGCCGGCGTCGGCTTCCGTACGGCCTTCCGGGTGGCGCTGGCCGCGGACACCCTGTCCATCGCGGTGATGGAGCTGATCGACAACGGGGTGATCGCGGTCTGGCCGTCCGCGATGGACGCCATGCTGGGCGACCCGCTGTTCTGGATCTCGCTCACGGTCTCGCTCCTGATCGCCTTCGTGGTGACCGTCCCGGTCAACAAGTGGACGATCGGCCGGGGCAAGGGGCACGCTGTGGTGCACCGATACCACCACTGA
- a CDS encoding sulfite oxidase-like oxidoreductase, whose translation MGHPVERESGAAAGSELPPGQRLQRGWPVTHYGPVPKFRPERWEFRVFGATAGGDKHTWNHEEFTALPYTTVVADLHCVTKFSMVGAEWGGIPARAILDLAPPAPDVTHVMVWAEYGFSSNLRLSDFASDRTVFATHKDGELLTAEHGFPVRLIVPHLYAWKGPKWVRGVEYMTADRRGFWEERGYHNIGDPWKEQRYSYQEQPGDGPEL comes from the coding sequence ATGGGTCATCCGGTGGAGCGAGAGTCTGGGGCAGCGGCCGGGTCCGAGCTTCCGCCGGGTCAGCGGCTCCAGCGGGGCTGGCCGGTCACGCACTACGGGCCGGTCCCGAAGTTCCGGCCCGAACGCTGGGAGTTCCGGGTCTTCGGCGCCACCGCCGGCGGCGACAAGCACACCTGGAACCACGAGGAGTTCACGGCGCTGCCGTACACCACGGTGGTGGCCGATCTGCACTGCGTGACGAAGTTCAGCATGGTCGGCGCGGAGTGGGGCGGCATCCCCGCCCGCGCGATCCTGGACCTGGCCCCGCCGGCGCCGGACGTCACCCATGTGATGGTCTGGGCGGAGTACGGCTTCAGCTCGAACCTGCGCCTGTCGGACTTCGCCTCCGACCGCACCGTCTTCGCCACCCACAAGGACGGCGAGCTGCTCACCGCCGAGCACGGCTTCCCGGTCCGGCTGATCGTGCCCCACCTGTACGCCTGGAAGGGCCCGAAGTGGGTCCGGGGCGTGGAGTACATGACCGCCGACCGCCGCGGCTTCTGGGAGGAGCGCGGCTACCACAACATCGGCGACCCCTGGAAGGAACAGCGCTACTCCTACCAGGAGCAGCCCGGGGACGGCCCCGAACTCTGA
- the pknB gene encoding Stk1 family PASTA domain-containing Ser/Thr kinase codes for MDTTLQDPLLGQVLDGRYRVDARVAAGGMATVYRALDTRLDRVLALKVMHPTLATDGTFVERFIREAKSVARLDHPNVVQVFDQGTDGSYVYLAMEYIAGCTLRDVLRERGAVQPRAALDILEPVLAALGAAHRAGFVHRDMKPENVLIGDDGRVKVADFGLVRSVDTVTSTTGAVLGTVSYLAPEQIEQGTTGPRVDVYACGVVLYEMLTGGKPHSGDSPAQVLYKHVHEDVPPPSALVPGLPYVLDELVASATARTPEIRPHDAVALLAQVREARLTLTDEQLDTVPPQALAAEHDNAEDRTRVIPRALTVPRPLPVDEDADAPVDGVDRTARFQNPPVAPRRRPGRPPRAVLAVIAAVLLVLGVGAGVWYINSGQFTKVPPLLAQTEAQARARLSAAGLDVGQVKRAYSDTVERGAVIGSDPAPGARIRDHDSVTLTVSLGPETVNVPSVKGQPLAKARARLKADGLEPGMVTREFSEDVARGSVVGTTPEAGTKRHAGSAIALIVSKGSPIDVPDVTGDDVDSARQELTDAGLKVRIAAGRINSEYDKGQVAAQSPDEGSRAAEGDTVTLTLSKGPEMIEVPDVTGDSVDDAHEALEAAGFEVDEDRGLLGLFGDTVKKQSVEGGDKAPKGSTITITIR; via the coding sequence GTGGATACGACCCTTCAGGACCCCCTCCTCGGGCAGGTGCTCGACGGCCGGTACCGCGTCGACGCGCGCGTCGCGGCCGGCGGGATGGCCACGGTGTACCGGGCCCTGGACACCCGTCTGGACCGTGTGCTCGCGCTGAAGGTGATGCACCCGACGCTCGCGACCGACGGAACGTTCGTCGAGCGGTTCATCCGGGAGGCGAAGTCGGTCGCCCGGCTCGACCACCCCAACGTGGTGCAGGTCTTCGACCAGGGGACCGACGGGTCGTACGTCTACCTGGCGATGGAGTACATCGCCGGATGCACGCTGCGGGACGTGCTGCGCGAGCGCGGCGCGGTGCAGCCGCGGGCCGCCCTGGACATCCTGGAGCCGGTGCTCGCCGCGCTCGGTGCCGCGCACCGGGCCGGGTTCGTGCACCGGGACATGAAGCCGGAGAACGTGCTGATAGGCGACGACGGCCGGGTCAAGGTCGCCGACTTCGGGCTGGTGCGCTCCGTGGACACGGTGACCAGCACGACCGGTGCCGTGCTCGGGACCGTCTCCTATCTCGCCCCGGAGCAGATCGAGCAGGGCACCACCGGCCCGCGCGTCGACGTGTACGCGTGCGGTGTGGTCCTGTACGAGATGCTGACGGGCGGGAAGCCGCACTCCGGCGACTCTCCGGCCCAGGTGCTCTACAAGCACGTCCACGAGGACGTGCCCCCGCCCTCGGCACTGGTGCCCGGGCTGCCGTACGTGCTGGACGAGCTGGTGGCGTCGGCCACCGCGCGTACCCCGGAGATCCGGCCGCACGACGCCGTCGCGCTGCTCGCCCAGGTGCGCGAGGCCCGCCTGACGCTGACCGACGAGCAGCTGGACACGGTGCCGCCGCAGGCGCTGGCCGCGGAGCACGACAACGCCGAGGACCGCACGAGGGTGATCCCGCGCGCGCTCACCGTGCCCCGGCCGCTGCCCGTCGACGAGGACGCGGACGCCCCCGTGGACGGCGTCGACCGCACCGCCCGCTTCCAGAACCCGCCCGTCGCGCCCCGCCGGCGCCCGGGGCGGCCCCCGCGCGCGGTGCTGGCGGTGATCGCGGCCGTCCTGCTGGTCCTCGGTGTGGGCGCCGGGGTCTGGTACATCAACTCCGGCCAGTTCACCAAGGTGCCGCCGCTGCTGGCGCAGACCGAGGCGCAGGCGCGGGCCCGGCTGAGCGCGGCCGGCCTCGACGTGGGCCAGGTCAAGCGGGCGTACAGCGACACCGTCGAGCGCGGCGCGGTGATCGGCTCCGACCCGGCGCCCGGCGCGCGGATCCGGGACCACGACTCGGTGACGCTGACCGTGTCGCTGGGCCCGGAGACGGTGAACGTGCCGAGCGTGAAGGGACAGCCGCTCGCGAAGGCGCGGGCGCGGCTGAAGGCGGACGGCCTGGAGCCGGGCATGGTGACCCGCGAGTTCAGCGAGGACGTGGCCAGGGGCTCGGTGGTCGGTACGACGCCGGAGGCGGGCACCAAGCGGCACGCGGGCTCGGCGATCGCGCTGATCGTGAGCAAGGGCAGCCCGATCGACGTGCCGGACGTCACCGGCGACGACGTGGACAGCGCCCGGCAGGAGCTGACGGACGCCGGTCTGAAGGTGAGGATCGCGGCCGGGCGGATCAACTCCGAGTACGACAAGGGCCAGGTCGCCGCGCAGAGCCCGGACGAGGGCAGCCGGGCCGCCGAGGGCGACACGGTGACGCTCACCCTGTCCAAGGGCCCGGAGATGATCGAGGTCCCGGACGTGACCGGTGACAGCGTGGACGACGCCCACGAGGCCCTGGAGGCCGCCGGTTTCGAGGTGGACGAGGACCGCGGGCTGCTCGGACTGTTCGGCGACACCGTGAAGAAGCAGTCGGTGGAGGGCGGCGACAAGGCGCCCAAGGGGTCGACGATCACCATCACCATCCGGTGA
- a CDS encoding (2Fe-2S)-binding protein has protein sequence MYVCSCFGITEDQVKQHADNGACTPRQIASACKAGTDCGSCVRRIQALLGRGACPRRELADQGRPALADLPEAA, from the coding sequence GTGTACGTGTGCAGCTGCTTCGGCATCACCGAGGACCAGGTGAAGCAGCACGCGGACAACGGCGCCTGCACCCCTCGCCAGATAGCCTCCGCCTGCAAGGCGGGCACGGACTGTGGCTCGTGCGTCCGCCGGATCCAGGCCCTCCTCGGCCGGGGCGCCTGCCCCCGCCGTGAGCTGGCCGACCAGGGCAGGCCGGCGCTGGCGGACCTCCCCGAGGCGGCCTAG
- a CDS encoding deoxyribonuclease IV, producing MSPVPPSLPRNPVGGHVPVAGGLHSVGLSYARDLKAETVQVFVANPRGWATPPGNPRQDEAFRAACAEESIPAYVHAPYLINFGSHTEATVERSVESLRHSLRRGREIGALGVVVHTGSATGGRTREVALKQVRAHLLPLLDELTHDDAPFLLLESTAGQGASLCSRTWDFGPYFEALDAHPKLGVCLDTCHVFAAGHDLTGPSGMHQTLDLLVETVGEGRLKLIHANDSKDVVGAHKDRHANIGAGHIGEDPFRALMSHPATEGVPLVIETPGGKEGHAADVERLKKLRDG from the coding sequence GTGAGCCCTGTTCCGCCCTCCCTCCCCCGCAACCCCGTCGGCGGTCATGTGCCCGTGGCCGGCGGTCTGCACTCCGTGGGGCTGTCGTACGCCCGTGATCTGAAGGCGGAGACCGTGCAGGTCTTCGTCGCCAACCCGCGCGGCTGGGCCACTCCGCCCGGCAACCCGCGGCAGGACGAGGCGTTCCGCGCCGCGTGCGCCGAGGAGTCGATCCCGGCGTACGTGCACGCGCCCTACCTGATCAACTTCGGCTCGCACACCGAGGCGACCGTGGAGCGGTCGGTGGAGTCGCTCCGGCACTCGCTGCGGCGCGGGCGGGAGATCGGCGCGCTGGGGGTGGTGGTGCACACCGGGAGCGCGACCGGCGGGCGGACCCGGGAGGTGGCGCTGAAGCAGGTGCGCGCGCACCTGCTGCCGCTGCTGGACGAGCTGACCCACGACGACGCCCCGTTCCTGCTGCTGGAGTCGACCGCCGGGCAGGGCGCCTCGCTGTGCTCGCGGACCTGGGACTTCGGGCCGTACTTCGAGGCGCTGGACGCCCATCCGAAGCTGGGCGTGTGCCTGGACACCTGCCACGTCTTCGCCGCCGGGCACGACCTGACCGGGCCGAGCGGCATGCACCAGACCCTGGACCTGCTGGTGGAGACCGTGGGCGAGGGCCGGCTGAAGCTGATCCACGCCAACGACTCCAAGGACGTGGTGGGCGCGCACAAGGACCGGCACGCGAACATCGGCGCCGGCCACATCGGCGAGGACCCGTTCCGGGCGCTCATGAGTCACCCGGCGACCGAGGGCGTACCGCTGGTCATCGAGACGCCCGGCGGCAAGGAGGGGCACGCGGCGGACGTGGAGCGGCTGAAGAAACTGCGCGACGGATAA